The DNA sequence GAGATCTTCATCTGTCATTACTCTCACAGCCAGCGGTCCTGCCAGACTCAATGTGTTTGACCTGACAGGACGACTTGTCGCTACACCTTACGAGGGTGACATTTCCGGCTCGGAATCCTTCAGCTGGAATACTTCCGAACTGACTCCCGGAATGTACTTCCTTCGC is a window from the Candidatus Aegiribacteria sp. genome containing:
- a CDS encoding T9SS type A sorting domain-containing protein, which translates into the protein RSSSVITLTASGPARLNVFDLTGRLVATPYEGDISGSESFSWNTSELTPGMYFLRLVQGNEVSTARVMVIR